A window of the Pungitius pungitius chromosome 3, fPunPun2.1, whole genome shotgun sequence genome harbors these coding sequences:
- the wdr62 gene encoding WD repeat-containing protein 62 isoform X4: protein MMAEGADSGSANPAKRKQSAERKSRLSLKKSSSSRVSLEKVLGISTSSSSGLTCNPKSGLIAYPAGCVIVLLHPKKNKQSHIINTSRKPFSTLAFSHDGKHLVTGESGHMPCVRVWELGGGQVAEVQTHKYGVSCVAFSTNSCYIVSVGYQHDMTVSVWDWRKGAIIASNKVSSRVLAVSFSQDNSYFVTAGNRHLKFWYLDASKERRVNSTVPLIGRSGLLGDHKNSMFSGVACGRGLMASSTYSVTSSGLLCLFNRSRNLEAWVDLKTAAASCLVVSEDLIFCGCADGAIRVFTSSGLQYVSTLQRPHRLGVDLMQSTPRGPPPDGPARYPDTLAVTFDPAARLLTSVYNDHSVYVWDVRDVRSAWKLYSALYHSSCVWSVEVYPELSDVSLAPSSFLTCSSDNTIRLWHTDPPTGLRNQYSHDLQRILYVGENTKHLQAESERGGEAAAGADGKAGIRVLSISPDGQHLAAGDRCGNLRIFGLEFLDQLVKIEAHDSEVLCLDFSPTATGVKLLASASRDRLIHIFNLEKNYTLEQTLSDHSASITAVKFTGHSPQVGLVSCGADKSIYFMSAEQVEGGLRFSRRHHVVEKTTLYDMDLDSSRTHVSVACQDRNVRVYNVETGKLKKCLKGSSSDEGALLKVQMDPSGSFFATSCSDKNISIFDYETGECVATLLGHSEIVTCMRFSPDCRHLITASGDSCVFVWRLDSQMTSTMRRRRGLKLSSTAGTCRRNQQSIRRETFITGPSSQCPQMEEEEEEADLGTPARPDCAQDAQLLQTNGKLPMWFRKLQGQGGASTAAQSAAEPHRVRNRWAEHPNPLTICANLSPSPTKSQEAEEEDEKEEEGEEEDEEEDEEEEDEDEDEGDFHPQSLESLLGNEEEEEEEIPGDISSYILHPNTTSTHREVEVGAVTFDPQQEVKGHKVWSAQLSPDSACSEGSAGSTEQQQDADTDSLSQGSSVGSSVLEDEEEDDNNSLKNHFDTLSSSLSNEKFDTDLRALQPNPREEEKDYLNPRLSISTRFLSRFQDRIRVWPSRAPPPVSIPSRISEGSGVSDTSVTSEPRDGASTESPRNPGNNDVTSSGQVTSSAQQGALLGYLGTTASSRAKLIQDPPPSPPQGEEKENVCSSDLGSPAGLDPHEDQTSSLRPSSRQPTASPAVMSQGGVSRLSSVSSVSSVEETLTSHNQTFTLSPCDLMGGAGSHSRGPTEMDAPPSSSSSPLVEKSRPFQPGEEEEEEEESVSLQQCQQVANELRQTARRAVHLYQQLGVADRCLQMSAVLEGAFAVVHAELQALLQGGGAPSAGGLQDEGTASLLEKYSELLVQMTQNKLKRL from the exons ATGATGGCGGAGGGAGCAGACAGCGGCTCGGCTAACCCCGCGAAGAGGAAACAATCAGCGGAGAGGAAGAGCCGTCTGAGCCTCAAGAAGAGCTCCAGCAGCCGG GTGAGTCTGGAGAAAGTTTTGGGCATCagcacatccagcagcagcggTCTGACCTGCAACCCAAAGTCCGGACTCATTGCCTACCCGGCAGG ctGTGTCATCGTGCTGCTTCACCCGAAGAAGAACAAACAGAGTCACATCATCAACACGTCCAG GAAGCCCTTCAGCACTCTGGCCTTCTCCCATGATGGAAAACACCTGGTCACTGGAGAG AGCGGCCACATGCCCTGCGTGCGGGTGTGGGAGCTGGGCGGAGGTCAGGTGGCCGAGGTCCAGACCCATAAATACGGAGTTTCCTGCGTGGCGTTCTCCACCAACAGCTGCTACATCGTGTCGGTGGGATACCAGCATGACATGACCGTCAGCGTGTGGGACTGGAGG AAAGGCGCCATCATTGCCTCCAACAAGGTGTCCAGCAGAGTGCTCGCCGTCTCCTTCTCTCAGGACAACAGCTACTTTGTCACAGCAGGGAACCGACACCTCAAGTTCTGGTACCTGGACGCCTCCAAAGAGCGACGG GTGAACAGCACGGTGCCTCTGATTGGTCGATCGGGGTTGCTCGGAGACCATAAGAACAGCATGTTCAGCGGTGTGGCGTGTGGGCGTGGCCTCATGGCGTCCAGCACCTACAGCGTTACCAGCTCGGGTCTGCTGTGTCTGTTCAACCGGAGCCGGAACCTGGAGGCCTGGGTCGACCTCAAG acgGCGGCGGCGAGCTGCCTCGTGGTCAGCGAGGACCTGATCTTCTGCGGTTGTGCTGACGGGGCGATCAGGGTCTTCACCTCGTCCGGCCTGCAGTACGTCAGCACCCTGCAGCGGCCCCACCGCCTCGGGGTGGACCTCATGCAGAGCACGCCGCGCGG TCCGCCTCCCGACGGTCCCGCCCGGTACCCTGACACCTTggccgtgacctttgaccccgccGCGCGGCTCCTGACAAGCGTGTACAACGACCACAGCGTGTACGTGTGGGACGTCCGGGACGTGAGGAGCGCCTGGAAGCTCTACTCTGCTCTGTAccacagcagctgtgtgtggagCGTCGAG GTGTATCCGGAGCTCTCCGATGTGTCTCTGGCGCCGTCCTCCTTCCTCACCTGTTCATCCGATAACACCATCCGACTGTGGCACACCGACCCCCCCACTGGACTCCGAAACCAGTACAGCCAC GACCTGCAGAGGATTCTGTACGTGGGGGAGAACACCAAGCACCTGCAGGCCgagagtgagagggggggggaggctgccgCTGGGGCTGATGGGAAAGCGGGCATCAGAGTTCTCAGCATCAGTCCTGATGGACAACATCTGGCAGCCGGAGATCGTTGTGGAAACCTACG GATCTTTGGTCTGGAGTTCCTGGACCAGCTGGTGAAGATCGAGGCTCACGACTCAGAGGTCTTGTGTCTGGATTTCTCCCCCACAGCTACAG GTGTGAAGCTGTTGGCCTCGGCCAGCAGGGATCGGCTGATCCACATCTTCAACTTGGAGAAGAACTACACCCTGGAGCAGACGCTGAGCGACCACTCGGCCTCCATCACCGCCGTCAAGTTCACAG GCCACAGTCCACAGGTGGGTTTGGTGAGCTGTGGAGCCGACAAGAGCATCTACTTCATGTCAGCTGagcaggtggagggggggctcaGGTTCTCCAGGAGGCACCACGTGGTGGAGAAGACGACGCTGTACGACATGGACCTGGACTCCTCCAGGACTCACGTCTCCGTGGCCTGCCAGGACCGCAACGTCAG ggTCTACAACGTGGAGACGGGGAAGCTGAAGAAGTGTCTGAAGGGCTCCAGCAGTGATGAAGGCGCTTTGCTGAAG GTCCAGATGGATCCGTCTGGCTCCTTCTTCGCCACCAGCTGCTCCGATAAGAACATCTCCATCTTCGACTACGAGACCGGCGAGTGTGTCGCCACCCTGTTGGGACACTCAG AGATCGTCACGTGCATGAGGTTCAGTCCGGACTGCAGACACCTGATCACGGCCTCAGGAGACAG ttgtgtgtttgtttggcgGCTGGACTCTCAGATGACCAGCACcatgaggaggaggcggggcctcaAGCTCTCCTCCACCGCTGGAACCTGCCGACGCAACCAGCAGAGCATCAG gaGGGAGACCTTCATCaccggaccttcctcccagtgCCCtcagatggaggaagaggaggaagaggctgaCCTCGGGACTCCAGCGAGGCCGGACTGTGCtcagg atgCTCAGCTGCTGCAGACCAACGGGAAGCTCCCCATGTGGTTCAGGAAACTG cagggGCAGGGCGGAGCCTCCACAGCCGCCCAATCAGCTGCTGAGCCTCATCGGGTAAGGAACCGGTGGGCGGAGCATCCAAACCCTCTGACCATCTGCGCCAACTTGTCCCCGAGTCCCACCAAGAGTCaagaggcagaagaggaggacgagaaggaggaggaaggagaagaagaagatgaagaagaagatgaagaagaggaggatgaagatgaggacGAAGGAGACTTCCACCCTCAGAGTCTGGAGAGTCTGCTGggaaacgaggaggaggaagaggaggag ATTCCAGGTGACATCAGCAGCTACATCCTCCACCCAAACACCACCTCAACTCACAG GGAGGTCGAGGTGGGggccgtgacctttgacccccagcAAGAGGTCAAAGGCCACAAGGTGTGGAGCGCTCAGCTGAGTCCGGACTCCGCCTGCTCCGAAGGCTCAGCGGGGAgcacggagcagcagcaggacgcgg ACACAGACTCGCTCAGCCAGGGGAGTTCTGTGGGCAGCTCGGTTCtggaggacgaagaggaagacGACAACAACTCTCTGAAGAACCACTTTGACACTTTGTCCTCCAGCCTGAGCAACG AGAAGTTTGACACCGACCTGAGGGCCCTGCAGCCTAACCcccgggaggaggagaaggactaCCTGAACCCTCGGCTCAGCATCTCCACTCGCTTCCTGTCCCGGTTCCAGGACCGGATCAG GGTGTGGCCGAGCagagccccgccccccgtcTCCATCCCGTCCAGAATCTCCGAGGGGAGCGGCGTGAGCGACACATCG GTGACCTCTGAGCCGAGAGACGGCGCCTCGACGGAGTCGCCTCGGAACCCCGGCAACAACG ACGTCACCTCCAGCGGTCAGGTGACCTCATCGGCCCAGCAGGGGGCTCTGCTCGGCTACCTTGGAACCACAGCCAGCTCCAGGGCCAAACTGATCCAGGACccgccccccagccccccccagggggaggagaaggagaacgtgTGCTCCTCAGACCTCGGTTCTCCTGCTGGTCTGGACCCCCATGAGGACCAGACCAGCAG CCTCAGGCCGTCGTCACGGCAACCCACAGCCAGCCCAGCGGTGATGTCACAGGGCGGAGTCAGCAGGTTGAGCAGCGTCAGCAGCGTCAGCAGCGTCGAAGAGACTCTGACGAGTCACAACCAAACCTTCACCCTCAGTCCCTGTGACCTcatggggggggcagggtccCACAGCAGAGGCCCCACTGAAATGG AcgccccgccctcctcctcctcctcgcctctgGTGGAGAAGTCCCGCCCCTTTCAGCCAG gtgaggaagaggaggaggaggaggagtcagtCAGTCTTCAGCAGTGTCAGCAGGTCGCCAACGAGCTGCGACAGACGGCCAGACGAGCCGTGCACCTGTACCAGCAG CTCGGCGTCGCTGATCGGTGTCTCCAGATGTCCGCCGTGCTGGAGGGGGCGTTTGCTGTCGTCCACGCCGAGCTGCAAGCGCTGCTGCAGGGGGGCGGAGCCCCGTCCGCGGGGGGGCTGCAGGACGAGGGGACCGCGTCCCTGCTGGAGAAATACTCTGAGCTGCTGGttcagatgacccagaacaaGCTGAAGCGGCTCTGA
- the wdr62 gene encoding WD repeat-containing protein 62 isoform X1 produces the protein MMAEGADSGSANPAKRKQSAERKSRLSLKKSSSSRVSLEKVLGISTSSSSGLTCNPKSGLIAYPAGCVIVLLHPKKNKQSHIINTSRKPFSTLAFSHDGKHLVTGESGHMPCVRVWELGGGQVAEVQTHKYGVSCVAFSTNSCYIVSVGYQHDMTVSVWDWRKGAIIASNKVSSRVLAVSFSQDNSYFVTAGNRHLKFWYLDASKERRVNSTVPLIGRSGLLGDHKNSMFSGVACGRGLMASSTYSVTSSGLLCLFNRSRNLEAWVDLKTAAASCLVVSEDLIFCGCADGAIRVFTSSGLQYVSTLQRPHRLGVDLMQSTPRGPPPDGPARYPDTLAVTFDPAARLLTSVYNDHSVYVWDVRDVRSAWKLYSALYHSSCVWSVEVYPELSDVSLAPSSFLTCSSDNTIRLWHTDPPTGLRNQYSHDLQRILYVGENTKHLQAESERGGEAAAGADGKAGIRVLSISPDGQHLAAGDRCGNLRIFGLEFLDQLVKIEAHDSEVLCLDFSPTATGVKLLASASRDRLIHIFNLEKNYTLEQTLSDHSASITAVKFTGHSPQVGLVSCGADKSIYFMSAEQVEGGLRFSRRHHVVEKTTLYDMDLDSSRTHVSVACQDRNVRVYNVETGKLKKCLKGSSSDEGALLKVQMDPSGSFFATSCSDKNISIFDYETGECVATLLGHSEIVTCMRFSPDCRHLITASGDSCVFVWRLDSQMTSTMRRRRGLKLSSTAGTCRRNQQSIRRETFITGPSSQCPQMEEEEEEADLGTPARPDCAQDAQLLQTNGKLPMWFRKLQGQGGASTAAQSAAEPHRVRNRWAEHPNPLTICANLSPSPTKSQEAEEEDEKEEEGEEEDEEEDEEEEDEDEDEGDFHPQSLESLLGNEEEEEEEIPGDISSYILHPNTTSTHREVEVGAVTFDPQQEVKGHKVWSAQLSPDSACSEGSAGSTEQQQDADTDSLSQGSSVGSSVLEDEEEDDNNSLKNHFDTLSSSLSNEKFDTDLRALQPNPREEEKDYLNPRLSISTRFLSRFQDRIRVWPSRAPPPVSIPSRISEGSGVSDTSVTSEPRDGASTESPRNPGNNVKRSHSVLCRTASSIISHQPLRRPTRRRRHSMVVVQCREALRDVTSSGQVTSSAQQGALLGYLGTTASSRAKLIQDPPPSPPQGEEKENVCSSDLGSPAGLDPHEDQTSSLRPSSRQPTASPAVMSQGGVSRLSSVSSVSSVEETLTSHNQTFTLSPCDLMGGAGSHSRGPTEMDAPPSSSSSPLVEKSRPFQPGEEEEEEEESVSLQQCQQVANELRQTARRAVHLYQQLGVADRCLQMSAVLEGAFAVVHAELQALLQGGGAPSAGGLQDEGTASLLEKYSELLVQMTQNKLKRL, from the exons ATGATGGCGGAGGGAGCAGACAGCGGCTCGGCTAACCCCGCGAAGAGGAAACAATCAGCGGAGAGGAAGAGCCGTCTGAGCCTCAAGAAGAGCTCCAGCAGCCGG GTGAGTCTGGAGAAAGTTTTGGGCATCagcacatccagcagcagcggTCTGACCTGCAACCCAAAGTCCGGACTCATTGCCTACCCGGCAGG ctGTGTCATCGTGCTGCTTCACCCGAAGAAGAACAAACAGAGTCACATCATCAACACGTCCAG GAAGCCCTTCAGCACTCTGGCCTTCTCCCATGATGGAAAACACCTGGTCACTGGAGAG AGCGGCCACATGCCCTGCGTGCGGGTGTGGGAGCTGGGCGGAGGTCAGGTGGCCGAGGTCCAGACCCATAAATACGGAGTTTCCTGCGTGGCGTTCTCCACCAACAGCTGCTACATCGTGTCGGTGGGATACCAGCATGACATGACCGTCAGCGTGTGGGACTGGAGG AAAGGCGCCATCATTGCCTCCAACAAGGTGTCCAGCAGAGTGCTCGCCGTCTCCTTCTCTCAGGACAACAGCTACTTTGTCACAGCAGGGAACCGACACCTCAAGTTCTGGTACCTGGACGCCTCCAAAGAGCGACGG GTGAACAGCACGGTGCCTCTGATTGGTCGATCGGGGTTGCTCGGAGACCATAAGAACAGCATGTTCAGCGGTGTGGCGTGTGGGCGTGGCCTCATGGCGTCCAGCACCTACAGCGTTACCAGCTCGGGTCTGCTGTGTCTGTTCAACCGGAGCCGGAACCTGGAGGCCTGGGTCGACCTCAAG acgGCGGCGGCGAGCTGCCTCGTGGTCAGCGAGGACCTGATCTTCTGCGGTTGTGCTGACGGGGCGATCAGGGTCTTCACCTCGTCCGGCCTGCAGTACGTCAGCACCCTGCAGCGGCCCCACCGCCTCGGGGTGGACCTCATGCAGAGCACGCCGCGCGG TCCGCCTCCCGACGGTCCCGCCCGGTACCCTGACACCTTggccgtgacctttgaccccgccGCGCGGCTCCTGACAAGCGTGTACAACGACCACAGCGTGTACGTGTGGGACGTCCGGGACGTGAGGAGCGCCTGGAAGCTCTACTCTGCTCTGTAccacagcagctgtgtgtggagCGTCGAG GTGTATCCGGAGCTCTCCGATGTGTCTCTGGCGCCGTCCTCCTTCCTCACCTGTTCATCCGATAACACCATCCGACTGTGGCACACCGACCCCCCCACTGGACTCCGAAACCAGTACAGCCAC GACCTGCAGAGGATTCTGTACGTGGGGGAGAACACCAAGCACCTGCAGGCCgagagtgagagggggggggaggctgccgCTGGGGCTGATGGGAAAGCGGGCATCAGAGTTCTCAGCATCAGTCCTGATGGACAACATCTGGCAGCCGGAGATCGTTGTGGAAACCTACG GATCTTTGGTCTGGAGTTCCTGGACCAGCTGGTGAAGATCGAGGCTCACGACTCAGAGGTCTTGTGTCTGGATTTCTCCCCCACAGCTACAG GTGTGAAGCTGTTGGCCTCGGCCAGCAGGGATCGGCTGATCCACATCTTCAACTTGGAGAAGAACTACACCCTGGAGCAGACGCTGAGCGACCACTCGGCCTCCATCACCGCCGTCAAGTTCACAG GCCACAGTCCACAGGTGGGTTTGGTGAGCTGTGGAGCCGACAAGAGCATCTACTTCATGTCAGCTGagcaggtggagggggggctcaGGTTCTCCAGGAGGCACCACGTGGTGGAGAAGACGACGCTGTACGACATGGACCTGGACTCCTCCAGGACTCACGTCTCCGTGGCCTGCCAGGACCGCAACGTCAG ggTCTACAACGTGGAGACGGGGAAGCTGAAGAAGTGTCTGAAGGGCTCCAGCAGTGATGAAGGCGCTTTGCTGAAG GTCCAGATGGATCCGTCTGGCTCCTTCTTCGCCACCAGCTGCTCCGATAAGAACATCTCCATCTTCGACTACGAGACCGGCGAGTGTGTCGCCACCCTGTTGGGACACTCAG AGATCGTCACGTGCATGAGGTTCAGTCCGGACTGCAGACACCTGATCACGGCCTCAGGAGACAG ttgtgtgtttgtttggcgGCTGGACTCTCAGATGACCAGCACcatgaggaggaggcggggcctcaAGCTCTCCTCCACCGCTGGAACCTGCCGACGCAACCAGCAGAGCATCAG gaGGGAGACCTTCATCaccggaccttcctcccagtgCCCtcagatggaggaagaggaggaagaggctgaCCTCGGGACTCCAGCGAGGCCGGACTGTGCtcagg atgCTCAGCTGCTGCAGACCAACGGGAAGCTCCCCATGTGGTTCAGGAAACTG cagggGCAGGGCGGAGCCTCCACAGCCGCCCAATCAGCTGCTGAGCCTCATCGGGTAAGGAACCGGTGGGCGGAGCATCCAAACCCTCTGACCATCTGCGCCAACTTGTCCCCGAGTCCCACCAAGAGTCaagaggcagaagaggaggacgagaaggaggaggaaggagaagaagaagatgaagaagaagatgaagaagaggaggatgaagatgaggacGAAGGAGACTTCCACCCTCAGAGTCTGGAGAGTCTGCTGggaaacgaggaggaggaagaggaggag ATTCCAGGTGACATCAGCAGCTACATCCTCCACCCAAACACCACCTCAACTCACAG GGAGGTCGAGGTGGGggccgtgacctttgacccccagcAAGAGGTCAAAGGCCACAAGGTGTGGAGCGCTCAGCTGAGTCCGGACTCCGCCTGCTCCGAAGGCTCAGCGGGGAgcacggagcagcagcaggacgcgg ACACAGACTCGCTCAGCCAGGGGAGTTCTGTGGGCAGCTCGGTTCtggaggacgaagaggaagacGACAACAACTCTCTGAAGAACCACTTTGACACTTTGTCCTCCAGCCTGAGCAACG AGAAGTTTGACACCGACCTGAGGGCCCTGCAGCCTAACCcccgggaggaggagaaggactaCCTGAACCCTCGGCTCAGCATCTCCACTCGCTTCCTGTCCCGGTTCCAGGACCGGATCAG GGTGTGGCCGAGCagagccccgccccccgtcTCCATCCCGTCCAGAATCTCCGAGGGGAGCGGCGTGAGCGACACATCG GTGACCTCTGAGCCGAGAGACGGCGCCTCGACGGAGTCGCCTCGGAACCCCGGCAACAACG tgaAACGCAGCCACTCAGTCCTTTGTCGTACAGCCTCCTCCATCATTTCCCATCAGCCCCTTCGCCGGCcaacacgccgccgccgccactccATGGTGGTCGTCCAGTGCAGAGAAGCGctgcgag ACGTCACCTCCAGCGGTCAGGTGACCTCATCGGCCCAGCAGGGGGCTCTGCTCGGCTACCTTGGAACCACAGCCAGCTCCAGGGCCAAACTGATCCAGGACccgccccccagccccccccagggggaggagaaggagaacgtgTGCTCCTCAGACCTCGGTTCTCCTGCTGGTCTGGACCCCCATGAGGACCAGACCAGCAG CCTCAGGCCGTCGTCACGGCAACCCACAGCCAGCCCAGCGGTGATGTCACAGGGCGGAGTCAGCAGGTTGAGCAGCGTCAGCAGCGTCAGCAGCGTCGAAGAGACTCTGACGAGTCACAACCAAACCTTCACCCTCAGTCCCTGTGACCTcatggggggggcagggtccCACAGCAGAGGCCCCACTGAAATGG AcgccccgccctcctcctcctcctcgcctctgGTGGAGAAGTCCCGCCCCTTTCAGCCAG gtgaggaagaggaggaggaggaggagtcagtCAGTCTTCAGCAGTGTCAGCAGGTCGCCAACGAGCTGCGACAGACGGCCAGACGAGCCGTGCACCTGTACCAGCAG CTCGGCGTCGCTGATCGGTGTCTCCAGATGTCCGCCGTGCTGGAGGGGGCGTTTGCTGTCGTCCACGCCGAGCTGCAAGCGCTGCTGCAGGGGGGCGGAGCCCCGTCCGCGGGGGGGCTGCAGGACGAGGGGACCGCGTCCCTGCTGGAGAAATACTCTGAGCTGCTGGttcagatgacccagaacaaGCTGAAGCGGCTCTGA